A region from the Aliarcobacter thereius LMG 24486 genome encodes:
- a CDS encoding HD-GYP domain-containing protein — translation MKDINKLKKDFSKALEENNKEELNSIFFKLVEKYEDIENSQKEIIFKMGAIGENRTKDTGNHIKRVAEFSKLLASLYGLSEEESELLKLVSPMHDIGKVSIPDNILNKPGKLNDEEFELMKTHTRIGFDILNDIDKPLFNLAKTIAYEHHERWEGGGYPRGISKEDIHIFSRITTVADVFDVLGSQRSYKSKWEDDKIFEFMKKESGKLFEPKLIELLINNKDKFLEIRKELED, via the coding sequence GTGAAAGATATTAATAAATTAAAAAAAGATTTTAGTAAAGCTTTAGAAGAGAATAATAAAGAAGAGTTAAATAGTATATTTTTTAAACTTGTAGAAAAATATGAAGATATTGAAAATAGCCAAAAAGAGATTATTTTTAAAATGGGTGCAATAGGAGAGAATAGAACAAAGGATACAGGAAATCATATAAAAAGAGTTGCTGAGTTTTCTAAACTTTTAGCAAGTTTATATGGACTAAGTGAAGAAGAATCAGAACTTCTAAAATTGGTTTCTCCTATGCATGATATAGGAAAAGTATCTATTCCTGATAATATATTAAATAAACCAGGAAAATTAAATGATGAAGAGTTTGAACTTATGAAAACTCATACAAGAATTGGATTTGATATATTAAATGATATAGATAAACCACTTTTTAATTTGGCAAAAACTATTGCATATGAGCACCATGAAAGATGGGAAGGTGGTGGATATCCAAGAGGAATAAGTAAAGAAGATATTCATATATTTTCAAGAATTACTACTGTTGCAGATGTATTTGATGTATTAGGAAGTCAAAGATCTTATAAATCAAAATGGGAAGATGATAAGATATTTGAGTTTATGAAAAAAGAGAGTGGTAAATTATTTGAACCAAAACTTATAGAACTTCTTATAAATAATAAAGATAAATTTTTAGAAATTAGAAAAGAATTAGAAGATTAG